From the Peromyscus leucopus breed LL Stock chromosome 8b, UCI_PerLeu_2.1, whole genome shotgun sequence genome, one window contains:
- the Aldh3a1 gene encoding aldehyde dehydrogenase, dimeric NADP-preferring isoform X1, whose amino-acid sequence MCPLLDLAHSRSPAAGGGCAEGTMSKISDVVNRAREAFNSGRTRPLQFRIQQLEALRRMITEHLPEITAALASDLHKNEWTAYNEEIAHVLEEIDTTIKKLPEWAADEPVEKTHQTQQDESYIHSEPLGVVLVIGAWNYPFNLTIQPMVGAIAAGNAVVLKPSEVSENMADTLATMVPQYLDKDLYPVINGGVPETTEVLTQRFDHIMYTGSTAVGKIVMAAAAKHLTPVTLELGGKSPCYVDKDCDLDVACRRIAWGKFMNSGQTCVAPDYILCDPSIQNQIVEKLKKSVKDFYGENVKESHDYGRIINDRHFQRVIGLIEGQKVAHGGTWDAASRYIAPTVLVDVDPQSQVMQEEIFGPVMPIVCVRSLEEAIKFINQREKPLALYVFSNNNKVIKKMIAETSSGGVSANDVIVHITVPTLPFGGVGYSGMGSYHGKKSFETFSHRRSCLLRSLLNEETHKGRYPPSPAKMPRH is encoded by the exons ATGTGTCCTCTCTTGGATCTTGCTCATTCCAGGAGTCCAGCTGCTGGAGGAGGCTGTGCAGAAG GTACAATGAGCAAGATCAGTGACGTCGTGAACCGGGCACGTGAGGCCTTTAACTCAGGCCGGACTCGCCCGCTGCAGTTCCGAATCCAGCAACTGGAGGCGCTGCGGCGCATGATCACCGAGCACCTACCAGAGATCACCGCGGCGCTGGCCTCCGATCTGCACAAG AATGAATGGACGGCCTACAATGAGGAGATAGCGCATGTGCTGGAGGAGATTGACACCACAATCAAGAAACTCCCAGAGTGGGCTGCGGATGAGCCCGTGGAAAAGACTCACCAGACCCAGCAGGATGAATCCTACATCCACTCGGAGCCCCTGGGCGTGGTCCTTGTCATAGGTGCTTGGAACTACCCTTTCAACCTCACcatccagcccatggtgggtgccATTGCCGCAG GAAATGCAGTGGTCCTCAAGCCCTCAGAAGTGAGTGAGAACATGGCAGACACACTAGCCACAATGGTCCCTCAGTACCTAGATAAG GACCTGTACCCAGTGATCAACGGGGGTGTTCCTGAGACCACGGAGGTGCTTACCCAGAGGTTTGACCACATCATGTACACCGGGAGTACAGCTGTGGGCAAGATTGTTATGGCGGCCGCCGCCAAGCACCTAACCCCTGTCACCCTGGAGCTTGGAGGAAAGAGTCCTTGCTACGTGGACAAGGACTGTGACCTAGATGTGGCCTGCCG ACGTATTGCCTGGGGGAAATTCATGAACAGTGGTCAGACCTGTGTGGCCCCAGACTACATCCTCTGCGACCCCTCCATTCAGAACCAAATCGTGGAGAAGCTAAAAAAGTCAGTGAAA GATTTCTATGGGGAAAATGTTAAGGAGTCCCATGACTATGGGAGAATCATCAATGACCGTCACTTCCAGCGGGTCATAGGCCTGATTGAGGGCCAGAAAGTAGCCCACGGAGGTACCTGGGATGCAGCTTCACGATACATAG ctcccaccGTTCTCGTGGACGTGGACCCCCAGTCCCAGGTGATGCAGGAGGAGATCTTCGGGCCAGTGATGCCCATCGTGTGTGTTCGAAGCTTGGAGGAGGCCATTAAATTTATCAACCAGCGTGAGAAGCCCCTGGCGCTCTACGTGTTCTCCAACAACAACAAG GTGATCAAGAAAATGATTGCAGAGACATCAAGCGGTGGAGTGTCAGCCAATGATGTCATCGTCCACATCACGGTGCCCACTTTGCCCTTTGGGGGTGTGG GGTACAGCGGCATGGGGTCCTACCATGGCAAGAAAAGCTTTGAGACCTTCTCCCACCGCCGCTCTTGCCTGCTGAGGTCTCTACTGAATGAAGAAACCCACAAGGGCAGATACCCCCCAAGCCCAGCCAAG ATGCCCCGGCACTAA
- the Aldh3a1 gene encoding aldehyde dehydrogenase, dimeric NADP-preferring isoform X2 translates to MTLRGTMSKISDVVNRAREAFNSGRTRPLQFRIQQLEALRRMITEHLPEITAALASDLHKNEWTAYNEEIAHVLEEIDTTIKKLPEWAADEPVEKTHQTQQDESYIHSEPLGVVLVIGAWNYPFNLTIQPMVGAIAAGNAVVLKPSEVSENMADTLATMVPQYLDKDLYPVINGGVPETTEVLTQRFDHIMYTGSTAVGKIVMAAAAKHLTPVTLELGGKSPCYVDKDCDLDVACRRIAWGKFMNSGQTCVAPDYILCDPSIQNQIVEKLKKSVKDFYGENVKESHDYGRIINDRHFQRVIGLIEGQKVAHGGTWDAASRYIAPTVLVDVDPQSQVMQEEIFGPVMPIVCVRSLEEAIKFINQREKPLALYVFSNNNKVIKKMIAETSSGGVSANDVIVHITVPTLPFGGVGYSGMGSYHGKKSFETFSHRRSCLLRSLLNEETHKGRYPPSPAKMPRH, encoded by the exons ATGACATTGAGGG GTACAATGAGCAAGATCAGTGACGTCGTGAACCGGGCACGTGAGGCCTTTAACTCAGGCCGGACTCGCCCGCTGCAGTTCCGAATCCAGCAACTGGAGGCGCTGCGGCGCATGATCACCGAGCACCTACCAGAGATCACCGCGGCGCTGGCCTCCGATCTGCACAAG AATGAATGGACGGCCTACAATGAGGAGATAGCGCATGTGCTGGAGGAGATTGACACCACAATCAAGAAACTCCCAGAGTGGGCTGCGGATGAGCCCGTGGAAAAGACTCACCAGACCCAGCAGGATGAATCCTACATCCACTCGGAGCCCCTGGGCGTGGTCCTTGTCATAGGTGCTTGGAACTACCCTTTCAACCTCACcatccagcccatggtgggtgccATTGCCGCAG GAAATGCAGTGGTCCTCAAGCCCTCAGAAGTGAGTGAGAACATGGCAGACACACTAGCCACAATGGTCCCTCAGTACCTAGATAAG GACCTGTACCCAGTGATCAACGGGGGTGTTCCTGAGACCACGGAGGTGCTTACCCAGAGGTTTGACCACATCATGTACACCGGGAGTACAGCTGTGGGCAAGATTGTTATGGCGGCCGCCGCCAAGCACCTAACCCCTGTCACCCTGGAGCTTGGAGGAAAGAGTCCTTGCTACGTGGACAAGGACTGTGACCTAGATGTGGCCTGCCG ACGTATTGCCTGGGGGAAATTCATGAACAGTGGTCAGACCTGTGTGGCCCCAGACTACATCCTCTGCGACCCCTCCATTCAGAACCAAATCGTGGAGAAGCTAAAAAAGTCAGTGAAA GATTTCTATGGGGAAAATGTTAAGGAGTCCCATGACTATGGGAGAATCATCAATGACCGTCACTTCCAGCGGGTCATAGGCCTGATTGAGGGCCAGAAAGTAGCCCACGGAGGTACCTGGGATGCAGCTTCACGATACATAG ctcccaccGTTCTCGTGGACGTGGACCCCCAGTCCCAGGTGATGCAGGAGGAGATCTTCGGGCCAGTGATGCCCATCGTGTGTGTTCGAAGCTTGGAGGAGGCCATTAAATTTATCAACCAGCGTGAGAAGCCCCTGGCGCTCTACGTGTTCTCCAACAACAACAAG GTGATCAAGAAAATGATTGCAGAGACATCAAGCGGTGGAGTGTCAGCCAATGATGTCATCGTCCACATCACGGTGCCCACTTTGCCCTTTGGGGGTGTGG GGTACAGCGGCATGGGGTCCTACCATGGCAAGAAAAGCTTTGAGACCTTCTCCCACCGCCGCTCTTGCCTGCTGAGGTCTCTACTGAATGAAGAAACCCACAAGGGCAGATACCCCCCAAGCCCAGCCAAG ATGCCCCGGCACTAA